A stretch of DNA from bacterium:
AAAGGCAACTTTCCATCCTCGACGCCGACGACCGCGACTACAGGAAACTCGAGTCCCTTCGCCGCATGCATCGTAAGCACTTTTACTCCGGGGTGACTGAAATCCACTTGACGCGAATTCATTGCCCGTGCATTGAACCTAGGATCGATTAGAGATATCACATGTTTCATCTCTATTATTGTTGGGCACAATACCGCCGCTCCTCCAGGAGCCACACGCTCCTGCCGAAGAGCTTCGTGCAGGAAAAAATTCAATCGGTCGCCAAGTCTCTTGTCATTCGAATAGCGTGCAAAGATGGGGAAGGGACCGCGAAAGACAGTTTCTACATCAAGTGTTTCGCGATCGGCATCCACCGCATCGGGGGCCAGCCGTATGATTGCCTTCCACATTTCGGTTGTGGTGCGGTAGTTGCGCCGAAGGATCCGTGCCCGTCCCTGGAATCGTAGTTCGGACGCCACTTTTGACCATGACAGACTGTTACCGTATATGCTCTGGTTTGTGTCAGCGGTCAGAAAAACGTTTTCCGGCTTGTGGCAGAGGCCAATGCAGAATCGA
This window harbors:
- a CDS encoding UvrD-helicase domain-containing protein, whose translation is LTLSLWATTSTERCTPYNPGNTSRLIAILREIHLADYRERQQQVWQLFEVYRRRMREAGVCLYSERLQKAAEQVTSSYDYVFIDEAQDLKPVAIRFCIGLCHKPENVFLTADTNQSIYGNSLSWSKVASELRFQGRARILRRNYRTTTEMWKAIIRLAPDAVDADRETLDVETVFRGPFPIFARYSNDKRLGDRLNFFLHEALRQERVAPGGAAVLCPTIIEMKHVISLIDPRFNARAMNSRQVDFSHPGVKVLTMHAAKGLEFPVVAVVGVEDGKLPLAVPEGMDKAEHNAQQRRLFFVACSRAMRRLIVFANHDRPSPFVFGISDEHWEIEDL